One window of Diabrotica undecimpunctata isolate CICGRU chromosome 8, icDiaUnde3, whole genome shotgun sequence genomic DNA carries:
- the l(2)efl gene encoding protein lethal(2)essential for life isoform X1 has translation MSMVPLLFRDWWDEEDLLRPSRLLDQQFGLGLRRDDLLNSIRDVPRRSAFPRYIRPWSTSSALQRQDSGSTITQDHDKFQEKVSSNYQENTTLGRQLESESIRTKDKSQDFEVILDVQQFAPSEITVKTNGNSILVEGKHEEKQDEHGYIMRHFVRRYVLPQTHDAENVVSSLSSDGVLTVSAPKKTEKPVASERVVPITQTGPAKSTVTPVVESPQPQPQVN, from the exons ATGTCCATGGTTCCACTTCTTTTCCGTGACTGGTGGGATGAAGAAGACCTCCTCCGTCCTTCCAGACTTCTCGACCAACAATTTGGTTTAGGATTAAGAAGAGATGATCTTCTTAACTCGATCAGAGATGTACCCAGAAGATCTGCATTTCCCAGATATATTAGACCATGGTCTACAAGCTCTGCTCTACAAAGACAAGATTCCGGCTCGACAATTACACAAGACCATGATAAATTTCAG GAGAAAGTCAGCTCGAATTACCAGGAAAATACTACGTTGGGTAGACAGTTAGAATCCGAAAGTATTAGGACGAAGGACAAAAGTCAGGATTTTGAG gtTATTTTAGACGTCCAACAATTCGCCCCTAGCGAAATCACTGTAAAAACCAACGGCAACAGCATCTTGGTCGAAGGTAAACATGAAGAAAAACAAGACGAACATGGATACATAATGAGACACTTTGTCAGACGATACGTTCTTCCACAAACCCACGATGCCGAAAATGTGGTTTCTTCGTTGTCTTCAGATGGTGTTTTGACAGTAAGCGCACCAAAGAAAACCGAAAAGCCTGTAGCCTCAGAAAGAGTGGTACCCATCACACAAACTGGACCCGCCAAGAGCACTGTAACACCCGTAGTAGAGTCTCCTCAACCTCAACCACAAGTGAACTAA
- the l(2)efl gene encoding protein lethal(2)essential for life isoform X2 encodes MSMVPLLFRDWWDEEDLLRPSRLLDQQFGLGLRRDDLLNSIRDVPRRSAFPRYIRPWSTSSALQRQDSGSTITQDHDKFQVILDVQQFAPSEITVKTNGNSILVEGKHEEKQDEHGYIMRHFVRRYVLPQTHDAENVVSSLSSDGVLTVSAPKKTEKPVASERVVPITQTGPAKSTVTPVVESPQPQPQVN; translated from the exons ATGTCCATGGTTCCACTTCTTTTCCGTGACTGGTGGGATGAAGAAGACCTCCTCCGTCCTTCCAGACTTCTCGACCAACAATTTGGTTTAGGATTAAGAAGAGATGATCTTCTTAACTCGATCAGAGATGTACCCAGAAGATCTGCATTTCCCAGATATATTAGACCATGGTCTACAAGCTCTGCTCTACAAAGACAAGATTCCGGCTCGACAATTACACAAGACCATGATAAATTTCAG gtTATTTTAGACGTCCAACAATTCGCCCCTAGCGAAATCACTGTAAAAACCAACGGCAACAGCATCTTGGTCGAAGGTAAACATGAAGAAAAACAAGACGAACATGGATACATAATGAGACACTTTGTCAGACGATACGTTCTTCCACAAACCCACGATGCCGAAAATGTGGTTTCTTCGTTGTCTTCAGATGGTGTTTTGACAGTAAGCGCACCAAAGAAAACCGAAAAGCCTGTAGCCTCAGAAAGAGTGGTACCCATCACACAAACTGGACCCGCCAAGAGCACTGTAACACCCGTAGTAGAGTCTCCTCAACCTCAACCACAAGTGAACTAA